TTCGTCTCCTAAGCCATCGTTGCCTGTGCTTTCTTTTCATCTCTATACACCAATAATTCTATCTTTTGCATTCTACAGCTCTATTCATATATTTATTCACAATTtcatatgtaaaaaatttttttttaacaaaagatTGCTAACCTTCCTCGGTGCGCTTCTTTTCCATTTCCTCAAGAATTTCTTTATGCCTCTCCTGTGCTCGTTTCTGTTTAAATGTGCGTTTACCGCCTTTCTTTTGAAATTGGCGTGGAGGTCTTTTGGAACAGCCTCGATTACACCATTCTCGAATCATACTGGCCATGTCAATGCTTGGAGGTATATGTATTTGCCTTATCATACGTTCACGTACCATAAACTGTTCAAATGGTACATGCTGTCCAAGACGATTGATGAAAACTGCATTGGTCAAATGGACGTTCATGTGGCCatcagcaatatcaatgcaGCCAGCAACTGAACAATCATTTCGCAAATCTATAAGCACTGATTGTCCTTGCAGTAGAAATGGTACGCAATTGAGAGTGTTGGCTATTAAAAAGTTTTCCTTGCGTGTAAATTGTTGCATTGTAGCTATTTGTTTATATTAACAAAGATACTGAAATTGTTAAACAATGTTTCCATTCACAATAAATGATGGAGGACAGAGTTCTTCATTATAATACAGAATAATAACCAGTTGCAACACCCTGTGCTAAAGTGATGACAGCTAAGAGTGTGGCCATATACGCGTTTTATTGAGACATGTGCATATAATCTTTTGAAGAAAGAATATAATACATTTATATAATgtattaaaaaatatacaataCTTGGCCAATGCAATCTTATTcacaaaatatatttatgttctcaaaatttcataattttttttttaacacgaAACCACATATTATGAGATGGGTATGTAGCATAACTTTTGACGTGCCTTTTTAGCAGATTGGCATCATTGTTGTAGATATTTGTAAACAAAGCATACAAAAGACATAATTCCATATTTCATTAGCCATAGAAAAAACACTTCactttattataaaataaatatctgAACAAACAATTCCCGAGTAGTCCATATTCTAAAAGCTGCTATGGACTCAACCGAGAAGACTGCCGCCCAAAAGCTAGCCGAACGCAAGGAGCGTCTACGAAATCTCCACAAATTACGACAAGAGGCACGTACGCATAACCACCAGGAAGTTATAGCTGAAGATGCACGTAAAAAGTTGCCCAATAATTGGGAGGCAAGGAAACGCCAAGCCGATTGGTTATTAGCAGATGAAAAAGCTCGCGAAGAAGCCAAAGCCGAGGGACAGGATTATGATCGTCTCAAGTTACTCGAAGTATCCGCCATAGATGcagaaaaaatagaaaagaagaaaaagaaacaaaatccgGATTTGGGATTTTCCACATTTGAAGCACAGACGGCCCGTCAATACAATCGTCTGGTAAAGAATATGCCTGCCCGTGATATGGCAAAATATGAGAAACAAAAGGCCGAGCTGGGAGAAGCTTTCTATGGCTGCCCCAATACAATTATACATGGTTTGGTAAAAGACACACCCTCTGCCATAAACAATATGGTGAAGGATTTGGAACAACAAATCGACAGACGTAAGAAGTACTCACGCAGAAGAATTTACAATGACGATGCTGATGTAGACTTTATCAATGAAAGGAATTCTAAATTCAATAAGAAACTGGAGAGATTCTATGGTGAACACACAGCAGAGATTAAACAGAATTTGGAACGTGGTACCGCTATTTAAGGGAGCAATAAAGGAATACAGTTTTTTTGGTTTAATGATTGTTGTATTGTAAATTATTAGACGAAACGAAGCAATAAATCTTGGAAATCATTGAGATGTTTCCGCTTTAAAGAATAAGGGTTTCGAAGAGGACCATGAAAAGATAGCAAATATAGTTTGCCCTCAGATTAACTACTGTGGTTGAGACCATGAAAGATGATTTCGTTCATATAAAAGTGGAAATATCTGGATATTCTGGTCAAACATAATATGAAACATATCGAGTTAAATGTATATAATGTCCCTTAAAGATCTTAAGTCGTCAAATCGACGAAATCTACATAAGACTTAGATTTTGGGTTCTTATTGGTAGAACCTCATGGAGCTTTTACTAATCGCTGTAGCCCTATTGTGGCTTCTTCATATCCTACGATTTATGTTTGCTTAAAGGACAAGCGTTAAGCAAGGTTGAACTCAGGGCTCCGGCCTGTGgggtgttcatcgtcattgcGAGAAGGTCAGCTGAGAACACCCGggcgcttccacaggttgcagataatGGAACACTCCGTTTGCGAAGTAGCTGCAGCCATAGTTGTGGACAATCAACGGTACCAAGTTGTGAGTGAGAGGTCGACTGGCACCGACTCTCGCTCAATTACTGAGTGTCTATTACTACTATTGAATAACCAATTGTCATAACTTTTCCagtggcgatcggtcctatggaacGGAACAAGGTTAATCACCTATGTAGCTTACCTaagatcgctacctccacataccaATGTGGCTACATCAACTATACAATACGGAGAGGAGCTTTATTACATTCGGCCCAGTtaaagtccgtctgtctgtcgaaagcacgctatctccgaaggagtaaagctagacgcttgaaattttggacaaatacttttattagtgtaggtcggttggtattgtaaatgggccatatcggtccatgttttgatatagctgccatataaaccgatcttaggtcttgacttcttgagcctctaaatggcgcaattcttatccgattggaatgacattctgcgcgacgtgttttgttatgatatccaacaactgtgccaagtatgattcaaatcggttcataatctgatatagctgccatataaaccgatcttgggtcttgacttcttgagcctctagagagcgcaattcttatccgattggaatgaaattttgcacgacgtgttttgttatgatatccaacaactgtgccaagtacgactcaaatcggcccataacctgataaaactgccatataaaccgatcttgggtcttgacttcttgagcctctagagagctcaattcttatccgattggaatgacattttgcacgacgtgttttgttatgatatccaacaactgtgccaagtatgattcaaatcagtacataacctgatatagctgccatataaaccgatcttgggtcttgacttcttgagcctctagaggtcgcatttacatacgtgtttattatggtctgaatcggtctattgcccgatacagctcccatataaatcgatctctctatttgagcccccaaagggcgtaattcttattcgaattggctgagattttacacaggtctccaatatataatttaattgtggtctataccggatcatatcttgatatcgctctaatagcagagcaaatcttttcttatatcattttttgcctaagaagagatgccgggaaaagaactcgataaatgcgctccatggtggagggtatataagattcggcccggccgaacttagcacgcttttacttgtttttcttttcatttctttccttttatataattttcattgtcaaaaccaaatgttctacaaataGTGAGCTAAAATATCAACTTACCCCTTGTTTGTGCAACATTTGATCATAATTGACAATCGGAAGTATTTATTTTGATTATCACACCTGAAAATAGATACTCTATGTTAaggaaatatttattgaaacatAACTTTCCTCCCATTCTTACCCTTAtgtacatttatttaaatttttacaaaaaattgaaattctCTAGTGACAGACGCTCTGCATCCTTGTTGATTTGTGCTACTGGATCCTCAGATATAATTCGCACTACAGTATCATCCATATCTTCATTGGGATTGTCATCCAATGTGCAAAGTAAACCGTCATCTTCAAAGGTGGGAAAGAAATATTCCGGTTTATCCCATTGTTTGCGTGTGCCTATGCCAAAATGTTTTTCATCTTGCAGATGCTTCAGCAGCAGGTCCTGACTTGTAAATCGTTGATCACAAGTCACACAGCGCAAAAGGTTGGATTGACGTCTAACATAATTGACAACTTtgattttttgataaaagttcaattCTTTGAGCAAAGCCTCAAAGTCCACATCATGACTTTGCATCAAGTGttccttaaattttgcaaaatctgAAGTCTGTTGACTGCAATATAGACAGTTAATGGGTTGCACGCCTTCCCCATTCCAATCTGACCAATCTGAGTCGGAATCTTCACTGTGGTGAGCGAAACGTTGCTCAAAATCAACGCTATCCGTTTCCTGCTGTGATGAAGATCTTGAATTTTCCACTTCTCTTCTCTTTGGCCTTTGGTTGTGTCGTTTCTGTTGTACGTTTGTATCGggaaatttataattttctagaaaatattTATCGTATGTCTTGTTATTGGGATTAATTCTTTTGTGGGCCTTTTTCCGCATATGCTCCTTGAGTGTTACTCGATCTTTGAATACTTTTTCACAATACAAACAGATTAGATTCTCTAAATTGCTTTGCACTTTTCCCAACAGCTCATCAATGTATATTAAATTCTCTGGTTTACCTAACTGGAGAAAGTGTTTATTGAACAAATGTTCCAAATATAAAGACCTCAAGCCGTTGATAACATCACGACAATATAAGCACTCTCTGCTAAATGTGCGATCGGTTAGCTCAAATTGATGTTGCGCCAAAGCTTTTTCCAGATGAAGTTTCTTAAGGTTGGTTCTCAACTCATAATCCTTTGGTAGGACATCACTGAGTAGATAATATTTTTCATTCTTAGCCGGTGTCCCATCTGGCAACTGATCCAGCAGCATGGTGGTACAGAATTCTTCCAAATCATGATTTTCAAATTCTTTTCGCCAATagcttaaatatttttcaattataGGCACCTCGGCGACATCTGCGATGACAAGACGATGAGCCAGAAATAAATGTGCCAGATAATCGTCCTGATCTCTGgggaatttgaaaattttttcgcatttcACACACTCTACTGAAAGGTCATTGGCTTCATTTGATTTCAACGGTAACTGTGGAAAACTTATACCAGGAGCTAATTCAACATTTGCAGCGTTATCCTCTAGGTTATCCATTGTTTGAAGATACTCCCAAAATATCCGACGTTCCTCTGTTGATAAACGTGAATGTGAAAAGAGGTAAACAAACTCAATGGTAATCAgctgatttaaatgaaatcagATACACAGGGTGTGtcacaaaaataataacaatcaaATATACCATTTACATGTGAAGGCCGGTATGCAGCGTGGTCCGagtaagtttaaactcaatggctgtgttttattttagtactatatagttcggtgcaatgaaatttgcatggaaataacatttatccaggacaacgaagttctgAACGAAGTTATTGCACTGCcctatatagtactaaaataaaacacggcAAATGATAGGGCACCTGCTCTTACAGTCCAGTCCGAAAGGCCTGCCGCAGGACAACACATCTATGGTGAGATGTTTGTACATCGCTGATATCTCCAAATATCGCAAGcatcagtgtcataggcgagCAAGTTACCTATTTCGTCtcggatatgtcaatgcatttcttatggcgaggaaaattttgttagagCTGCTTACCGTCCTTATCTTAGGAAGTCAACGCAAAGCTAGAGTCATGGTCCGACTCCAAGGCAATTAGGTAAGTGCAATtcgcacaaattgttactggaagtcattcGCGTACTTTTTTTGCCAAAAGAGAGCTGGAGAGTGCGTGAGAGAGAAAGCAAATAACTCACCTTGACATATCGAGTGTAGAGTATCCCAGTATTTAacaaagagccggtgccgcccggcctcttactgagaATCTCACCTCGATTCCTCTAATTGCACTACTCTCTTCTATCCACAACCCAAGGGCGCGCCCTTTAGCTCTGAGCTAATGTTTTCATGACAACGATGAACATCACACACCTTAAATCTCAAAGTTCCAACCAgcatatattatattattattatattatatattatattataccGTGATATTAATTTCCCAAtcttagaccgatttgaacttcgTTTTGGTAGTAGTGGACCACGTAGAAATTTTACAGTTCTATGATAACCACGTCGACTATGGCACTGGAGACGAGGGATAAAATATGGGCCGAAATTCGCGGACTTAGGACTATGTGAGAGTGGAAAAAAGATAAGAGTAGGTCGGATAATCGAGTGACGACAGAAGAACTGAATGGAATGTGGCAAGTTTTGAACTGGATATggctatttaaattttgttataaattataACTGTTTTCGCGCGCCTCAATTTCAAAATTgtgcatggcgaaacaattaaaagttgtctcatttgtacaacaaccccAAATCATTTGATGCAATCCGCcattttgccatcaagctgatcgacggtttgccaacacacacaaggaaatttgtgtgcgtgtgtgcatacgtgtgcgtacatgggcagagaatatgcgagaaagaagataacaacaaagagaatgcataAAAAagctgacatcttaataccgtcaaacctgaccGACTGTTAACAGctattcgcgtgagaccaccttgttAAATTCGCCTGGAAAATTGTGGTTCAATAAAGAAATGCATAAATCACAATAAAGAGATTTCGAATGATTTTACTCGTTCAAGAATGCGGTTGCTCGGCCCCAGTATTGATCCCGATACGTAAACATTTGTGAATGTGCCAACGTATAGTCTAATGACAATTAAACAACCATAACAAGCAACACGTATAAGAGGCGGTAGATGGGACTATCAAAGCTGCGTGCAGAGCATGTGGGTACGATGACGAGGAGCGAGTTTTATGCCATTGCACGACTTATGCGAGAAAAACATCCCGCCGATCGGGATCAGACATAGGGTTTAcgagttttctttagaaatgttAAAGCGTACAACGAGCGCGTCATTGGATTCAGTATAGGTGGGGCTGGATAGTTtaaggggccgaattaccgcctacgtgaacgagtaaaatcgttcgaaatctctctattgtgaattatgtatttcTTCATTTTCTACCAACCAAATATCCAGGAGTAGGTTTAGTGTTTTTGTACGCCTATAAAGGATGAAAgtatattgatagtttttggtaggttcctaccaaagtTGGTAGATTTTTTCAACATATCAACAACtagttaattactgaaaaaatcgccAGGGATGACTCAAAATGAATTCACTTTTTGTCGTGTCGAGGGTCCAAATACTGTTGCAAAAGGTTTTACTGCTTAAAACTTCAGCAAGAAGGCCGTATGTTTTGATATTGACTATAACTGGTACAAGTATTGAAGGATCTCTTCAAAATTTCGTTAACTCTGGGTAGGAAATGCGTTAATCAGAAAacagggctatatggcagcagcATAGAAATATCTATTGTGTATTAtgtatttctttattgaaagggaattaatgaaatttaagaagaatgatTAAATCGAACATTATTTATAGAAATTTGGACATAATACCCTTTAATTGCGAGAAATTTCATTCGACACGAAAGCGACCTctatcacgtatgcggtaattcgaccCCATAttaatatttcattttgtttaattttgctaaAGTTACAATCGTTTCTACACACATACACTTAACATTAAAGCAGGGCTCAATAATCTGAAGCTGCATTTCATCAATTCTGTCTTGTGAGTTACACACATATACGCTTCATTAGCATGTCTGCATGAAACAAGTTCATCTTCAGACCGACTTCGTTAGGTAAGGTAATAAAACTTCCTGTTTTTTAGCGTCGACCTACTTATGCTTCAAACCATTTTCATCTCATTGCATCATTTGTAACAAACTAACCACTCTTAAATCTGATAAATAAAGCCACACAATCTCTTAACAGCTTCTACACAATAAACACCACAACAGGTTGTTGTTGGTTGAGCTGCATGTTCAAAGTTCAAGAGTAATGCTAGCGGCTGAGCACAAAGTTTGAAAGAAAGTCGGCCATTACGAAACGTGATTATGTGCGTCTAACATGTGCGAGAGCAATATAAACAGGCCCGGTTTCAAAAATAAAAGCACTATAGGTACATGCCTAATAATGATGGTGGtgtatatttgtattttaaagCCACAACTTTATGGGCTTGATTCGTTTTTGTTTCTAACAACAAAAATAGATTTGAGTGAAACCTTTTTATATGTatgtttatataaattttttattcgttTAAGCAGAaacataataaatattttatttcgtaAGAATTTGAGATCTTATACCCAGCCAATTTGCATATGCATATCATCATAGCCTGTTATGCTCACTAGTCGAGTTTGATAACCTCTTTATTTGGGAGTATGTATATAAAGACATCGTAAAGGTTAGAACGTAGAGGCTTGATAATAAtccatggacaaaaaaaacatttataacCATTAAAGAAATGCTATCAACATGACTCTTCACatcactgatattttgcatatgaATAAAATACATTTAACCAAGCATCATCTTCATATATTGGTAGaagtaaaaatttttaccaGACCTGCAATGTGCTTAAGTCACCGGCATTCTCTGAAAAAGGAAGGAATAatagctgtgttcgggaactcaaatTTGCAAatctgcacaaatttttacttgaagtcgttcgcgtactttatttgccagcaaaggagagcgagagagagagcaaattttgacagttagaaaatagagaacctgaTTTTTTGGCACCAGAAATTtacaactttgaacagatgttttgtaaaggtcaacTGTTTTAT
The genomic region above belongs to Stomoxys calcitrans chromosome 5, idStoCalc2.1, whole genome shotgun sequence and contains:
- the LOC106084342 gene encoding uncharacterized protein LOC106084342 codes for the protein MQQFTRKENFLIANTLNCVPFLLQGQSVLIDLRNDCSVAGCIDIADGHMNVHLTNAVFINRLGQHVPFEQFMVRERMIRQIHIPPSIDMASMIREWCNRGCSKRPPRQFQKKGGKRTFKQKRAQERHKEILEEMEKKRTEEAQPF
- the LOC106084341 gene encoding pre-mRNA-splicing factor Syf2 translates to MDSTEKTAAQKLAERKERLRNLHKLRQEARTHNHQEVIAEDARKKLPNNWEARKRQADWLLADEKAREEAKAEGQDYDRLKLLEVSAIDAEKIEKKKKKQNPDLGFSTFEAQTARQYNRLVKNMPARDMAKYEKQKAELGEAFYGCPNTIIHGLVKDTPSAINNMVKDLEQQIDRRKKYSRRRIYNDDADVDFINERNSKFNKKLERFYGEHTAEIKQNLERGTAI
- the LOC106084340 gene encoding zinc finger protein 277 — protein: MDNLEDNAANVELAPGISFPQLPLKSNEANDLSVECVKCEKIFKFPRDQDDYLAHLFLAHRLVIADVAEVPIIEKYLSYWRKEFENHDLEEFCTTMLLDQLPDGTPAKNEKYYLLSDVLPKDYELRTNLKKLHLEKALAQHQFELTDRTFSRECLYCRDVINGLRSLYLEHLFNKHFLQLGKPENLIYIDELLGKVQSNLENLICLYCEKVFKDRVTLKEHMRKKAHKRINPNNKTYDKYFLENYKFPDTNVQQKRHNQRPKRREVENSRSSSQQETDSVDFEQRFAHHSEDSDSDWSDWNGEGVQPINCLYCSQQTSDFAKFKEHLMQSHDVDFEALLKELNFYQKIKVVNYVRRQSNLLRCVTCDQRFTSQDLLLKHLQDEKHFGIGTRKQWDKPEYFFPTFEDDGLLCTLDDNPNEDMDDTVVRIISEDPVAQINKDAERLSLENFNFL